A region from the Chitinophaga sp. Cy-1792 genome encodes:
- a CDS encoding RagB/SusD family nutrient uptake outer membrane protein has product MKNILRNISLAAGLTSLFSCSAKLDSVSPDTQISFDKISSSNLPLVVNGIKLAITNTNAFYLYYSYQDIMSDDVESIAYPTWEANNVLPTDNGLTFMYKAPYTAIATANMAIRFGDAHPGDSTIRTPLGEAYFLRAYSWMLLSEHFGGVVLVYGGEDPRSRPRRDSLGAVNAQIEKDLLRAKDLLPDYTIGTSASKQAAQLLLARIYLNQGRNDEALSMATAVINSGKLSLTNKFGDIFVSGTNTSESLFRLNEMTSPSSDQYGLAYNFGPGKNAGSTKAGNGNSWIDSNLVKSYDKNDVRRGFFLRSKGGSILDSVYFLTKFPQEYNNSYPICRYPEALLIATEATARKGTINVTWYNQLRTARNASTRQVSDFANAAAFLSEIEQERRREFVGERLRWQDMQRFGKRDAWLQSFGQPVTHALLPIPGREIFTNPNLDQNPDYTK; this is encoded by the coding sequence ATGAAAAATATACTCAGAAATATATCTCTTGCAGCAGGCCTGACATCGTTGTTTTCCTGCAGCGCCAAACTGGACAGCGTTTCGCCGGACACACAAATTTCCTTCGATAAGATCAGCAGCAGCAATCTGCCCCTGGTCGTAAATGGCATCAAGCTGGCCATCACCAATACCAATGCATTTTATCTCTACTACAGTTACCAGGACATCATGTCTGACGATGTGGAATCCATTGCCTACCCTACCTGGGAAGCCAACAATGTTTTGCCTACAGACAATGGCCTGACTTTCATGTACAAGGCACCGTATACGGCGATAGCTACTGCTAATATGGCGATTCGTTTTGGCGATGCCCACCCTGGAGATTCCACTATACGTACCCCTCTTGGAGAGGCTTATTTCCTGAGAGCATACTCCTGGATGTTATTATCAGAGCATTTTGGCGGCGTTGTGCTGGTGTATGGAGGCGAAGACCCAAGATCACGCCCCCGCAGAGATTCGCTGGGCGCAGTGAACGCACAGATAGAAAAAGACCTGCTGAGAGCGAAAGACCTGCTGCCCGATTATACGATCGGCACCAGTGCTTCAAAACAGGCAGCCCAGCTACTACTGGCAAGAATTTACCTGAACCAGGGCAGAAATGATGAAGCCCTGAGCATGGCTACTGCGGTAATCAATTCAGGTAAACTTAGCCTGACAAATAAATTCGGCGACATTTTCGTATCAGGTACTAATACTTCCGAATCACTGTTTCGCCTGAACGAAATGACATCACCTTCCAGTGATCAGTATGGTCTTGCATACAACTTCGGCCCGGGAAAAAATGCCGGTAGCACCAAAGCTGGAAATGGTAATAGCTGGATAGATTCTAATTTGGTAAAGTCTTATGATAAGAATGACGTAAGAAGAGGTTTCTTCCTGAGAAGCAAAGGAGGCAGCATATTAGACAGCGTTTATTTCCTCACCAAATTTCCGCAGGAATACAACAATTCCTACCCTATATGCCGTTATCCTGAAGCGCTGTTAATAGCCACAGAAGCCACTGCACGGAAAGGAACCATTAACGTAACCTGGTATAACCAGTTAAGAACGGCACGTAACGCCAGCACGCGACAGGTGTCAGATTTCGCCAATGCAGCCGCATTTTTAAGCGAGATAGAACAGGAACGCAGAAGAGAATTTGTAGGAGAAAGGTTACGCTGGCAGGATATGCAACGTTTTGGAAAACGTGACGCATGGCTGCAGTCTTTCGGGCAACCAGTTACACATGCACTATTACCGATTCCTGGCAGGGAAATCTTCACTAATCCAAACCTTGACCAGAACCCGGATTACACTAAATAA
- a CDS encoding SusC/RagA family TonB-linked outer membrane protein, with protein MRKLVFLSLLCASSFTAAAQQVLKGTVKDSLTRQPVPGATVKVIGTLKGVTTNVNGEFELNVPANAQIQISSVGFENVILQASLISKGPVFMKIRAMELLGTVVVGYGTQQRATVTNAISTVGAQALSSEKNIVSDVGKALQGRVAGLLVSQTSGTPGQSPNLQIRGAQSVSALSTNPLLVIDGLVVENNAININSINPQDIESIEVLKDAASAAIYGARGSNGVIIISTKKGKMNSKPTFSVNAYDGKNYVPTSRRMLTTDEYKSAFDDARTNRIGDINTQLSDPTGLTAAQISQLNNEKIKLQGQIDALKMGNSSIDWIDRIKNKQAQINNIQASMSGGGEKNSYYMSLGHYSEDAAMGSGNFERYTGKMSLTQIVNSWLKLNGDLTITQGTTKGINNPIVSAFNVRPDTPEGLIYNADGTLGYYVGSQQNPLGVMLDNKNKNKSTQYVASLGGDVTLTKDLQFHSGFNLTKLNSLARDFYSPLSYLGTFNKGQAKLSGSDNMSYNFDNYLSYNKKMKHLNVNGTLGYTFYSYELNTLGYDVMGFPIIDGITGSGAAATYGSTGTIGSYNTSNKEISDAIFLRGGVNWEGKYMLNASLRRDGSSKLASDHRYSWFPSISGGWDLARENFLRDSRLISQLKLRTSYGISGNMRAVGYWDAQNLLLASSYMGTSALKLNATIGNPEIKWERTKQVDAGIDAAFLANRLNIAFDYYNKTTDGLMSKNDVSWVFGAAAIPDNIGNIRNKGIDLELSYGSRPGKFTWKVSTNLNINKNEILSLKDSLTNYGTYIFGGPMSKAKVGQSVGSVQVYESLGVDPATGDMVYKDQNKDGKWDSNDMITVPIAMPKFIGGTTVTLGYKNFTLEALFNYVVGNKVYDYYEQNLRNYDVDYTGQMINKFDIVNKRWRKPNDKTDVPRAITGPHGAGKTSDWNYRPSTQFVYDASYIRMRNIMLSYAVPNKLLTKAKITNMRVYASAQNLFTITKYIGFDPEAAANSGIVSTNLPNPRSAVVGIDLSF; from the coding sequence ATGAGAAAGCTAGTATTTTTATCCCTACTATGTGCGAGCAGCTTCACTGCAGCGGCACAACAGGTGCTAAAGGGCACCGTAAAGGATTCTCTCACCCGTCAGCCCGTTCCGGGAGCTACCGTAAAAGTCATAGGTACACTGAAAGGTGTCACCACGAATGTAAATGGTGAGTTTGAACTGAATGTTCCTGCCAATGCGCAGATACAGATTTCCTCCGTTGGATTCGAGAACGTTATCCTACAGGCCAGCCTGATCAGCAAAGGTCCAGTTTTTATGAAAATCAGGGCGATGGAATTGTTAGGCACTGTTGTGGTAGGTTATGGTACCCAACAAAGGGCTACGGTTACCAATGCTATATCTACCGTGGGCGCACAGGCATTATCTTCCGAAAAAAACATCGTAAGTGATGTGGGAAAAGCACTACAGGGACGCGTTGCCGGACTTCTTGTTTCACAAACCAGCGGCACTCCGGGTCAATCACCCAATCTGCAGATCCGCGGTGCACAATCCGTTAGCGCGCTTAGCACCAATCCGCTGCTGGTAATAGACGGACTGGTGGTAGAAAACAATGCCATCAATATCAACAGCATCAATCCGCAGGACATTGAGAGTATTGAAGTACTCAAGGATGCAGCATCAGCGGCTATTTACGGCGCCAGAGGCTCCAATGGTGTGATCATCATCTCCACCAAAAAAGGTAAGATGAACAGCAAGCCTACCTTTAGTGTCAATGCCTATGATGGTAAAAACTATGTTCCTACTTCCAGGCGCATGCTCACTACAGATGAGTATAAAAGCGCTTTTGACGACGCACGCACTAACCGCATCGGCGATATCAATACGCAGTTAAGTGATCCTACCGGCCTTACCGCTGCCCAGATCAGTCAGCTGAACAATGAAAAGATAAAATTACAGGGACAGATAGATGCATTGAAAATGGGCAACAGCAGCATCGACTGGATAGACCGTATTAAAAACAAGCAGGCACAGATCAACAACATACAAGCCAGCATGAGCGGTGGTGGAGAAAAGAACTCCTATTATATGTCTTTAGGCCACTACAGCGAAGATGCTGCGATGGGTTCCGGCAACTTCGAACGCTATACCGGTAAAATGAGTCTCACCCAGATCGTGAACAGCTGGTTGAAATTAAATGGTGACCTCACCATCACCCAGGGCACTACCAAAGGCATCAACAACCCTATCGTATCAGCGTTCAATGTACGCCCGGATACACCTGAAGGACTTATCTATAATGCAGATGGCACATTGGGCTACTACGTAGGTTCTCAGCAGAATCCACTGGGGGTTATGCTGGATAATAAAAATAAAAACAAGAGTACCCAGTATGTGGCTTCGTTGGGCGGCGATGTGACGTTAACGAAAGACCTGCAATTTCACAGTGGTTTCAATCTGACTAAACTCAACTCGCTCGCCCGCGACTTCTACTCCCCGCTGAGTTACCTGGGCACCTTTAACAAAGGACAGGCCAAGCTTTCAGGATCAGATAACATGTCTTACAATTTCGACAACTATCTCTCCTATAACAAAAAGATGAAGCACCTGAATGTAAACGGTACATTGGGTTATACTTTTTACAGCTACGAACTGAATACCCTGGGCTATGATGTGATGGGCTTTCCTATCATCGACGGTATCACCGGCTCAGGTGCGGCCGCTACCTATGGCAGCACAGGTACTATAGGCAGTTACAATACTTCCAACAAAGAAATTTCTGATGCGATATTCCTTCGCGGTGGTGTAAACTGGGAAGGCAAATACATGCTGAACGCTTCTCTCCGCCGTGATGGTTCTTCTAAACTGGCGTCAGATCACCGTTACAGCTGGTTCCCATCTATCTCCGGCGGCTGGGACCTTGCCCGTGAAAACTTCCTTAGAGACAGCAGGTTGATTTCTCAGCTGAAACTACGCACCAGCTATGGTATCAGCGGTAACATGCGTGCAGTAGGCTACTGGGATGCACAAAACCTGTTGCTGGCCTCTTCCTACATGGGTACTTCTGCATTGAAGCTTAATGCTACCATCGGTAATCCTGAAATAAAATGGGAAAGGACCAAACAGGTAGATGCCGGTATTGATGCGGCTTTCCTGGCAAACAGGTTAAATATCGCCTTCGACTATTACAATAAAACCACCGATGGGCTGATGAGCAAAAATGATGTCTCCTGGGTATTCGGTGCAGCAGCTATTCCTGATAATATCGGTAATATCCGTAACAAGGGCATTGACCTGGAACTGAGCTATGGCAGCAGACCTGGCAAGTTTACCTGGAAGGTATCTACCAACCTGAACATCAACAAAAATGAAATCCTGTCGCTGAAAGACTCCCTCACCAACTATGGTACCTACATCTTTGGCGGGCCGATGTCTAAAGCCAAAGTAGGCCAGTCTGTAGGCTCCGTACAGGTGTATGAATCATTGGGTGTAGACCCTGCGACCGGCGATATGGTCTATAAAGATCAGAACAAAGATGGCAAATGGGATTCCAATGACATGATCACTGTACCTATTGCCATGCCTAAATTCATTGGCGGCACCACCGTCACACTGGGATATAAAAACTTTACACTGGAGGCACTCTTCAACTATGTAGTGGGCAACAAAGTGTATGATTACTATGAACAGAACCTGCGCAACTACGATGTAGATTATACAGGTCAGATGATCAACAAATTTGACATCGTGAATAAACGCTGGAGAAAGCCGAATGACAAGACAGATGTGCCACGCGCTATCACCGGCCCTCATGGCGCAGGTAAAACCTCTGACTGGAACTATCGCCCTTCCACGCAATTTGTTTATGACGCGTCGTATATCCGTATGCGTAATATCATGCTGAGCTACGCTGTACCGAACAAACTGCTGACTAAAGCGAAGATCACCAACATGCGTGTATATGCATCTGCACAGAACCTGTTTACCATTACCAAATACATCGGCTTTGATCCGGAAGCAGCCGCCAATTCAGGGATTGTGAGCACTAACCTGCCAAATCCGAGATCAGCAGTTGTAGGTATTGATTTATCATTCTAA
- a CDS encoding histidine kinase has product MNYHREPYRYLIHGAIWMSLVLLYCYPQLRAGWRTTFSMEYTVVRYILYGFINFNLFYLLVFGLLTKPIQQRQYIRTIAYALAAVIAWCFLKYFIGSTWFKDLVIQKAMALIGRPKSYFTFAEYFKQAFKTGLGVALLAIGYGLFLNRRNTELAEQGLESAVSTASIRFERMHRGSQLLLQHLQALTPILEEEATRSEEGVRAILLLSELLRYMLYDKEITEAKVDLKKELYFFQHYITLRKYLYPHQQLDLEISSGNESATLIEPLQMQAATEERLQQLSGFTGNIRITVSIKMSQANLEIRPVKESMVAYSFHTKLYHEQV; this is encoded by the coding sequence ATGAATTATCACCGCGAACCATACCGTTACCTGATACATGGCGCCATCTGGATGTCGCTGGTATTACTCTATTGCTACCCGCAACTGCGCGCTGGATGGCGTACTACCTTCTCCATGGAATATACTGTTGTCAGGTACATCCTGTATGGGTTCATTAACTTTAACCTCTTCTATCTGCTGGTTTTCGGTCTGCTGACAAAACCCATTCAGCAACGGCAATACATCCGTACGATTGCCTATGCGCTGGCAGCCGTTATTGCCTGGTGTTTCCTGAAATATTTCATTGGCAGTACCTGGTTTAAAGACCTGGTCATTCAGAAAGCAATGGCGTTAATAGGCCGGCCTAAATCATATTTTACTTTTGCAGAATATTTTAAGCAGGCCTTCAAAACCGGTCTGGGCGTAGCACTGCTGGCAATAGGATATGGATTGTTTCTAAACAGGCGTAATACGGAACTGGCAGAGCAAGGGCTGGAATCGGCGGTAAGCACTGCCAGTATTCGTTTTGAACGGATGCACCGCGGCTCTCAGCTATTATTGCAACACTTGCAGGCGCTGACCCCCATCCTGGAAGAAGAGGCCACACGCAGCGAAGAAGGCGTCAGGGCCATATTGCTGCTTTCAGAGCTACTGCGTTACATGCTCTATGATAAAGAAATCACGGAAGCGAAAGTAGACCTGAAAAAAGAACTGTATTTCTTCCAGCACTATATTACTTTAAGAAAATATCTTTATCCGCATCAGCAGCTCGACCTGGAAATTAGCAGTGGTAATGAATCAGCCACGCTGATAGAACCACTGCAGATGCAGGCCGCTACAGAAGAGCGTTTGCAGCAGTTATCCGGCTTTACGGGAAATATTCGTATTACCGTTTCCATCAAAATGAGCCAGGCAAATCTTGAAATCAGACCGGTAAAAGAATCCATGGTCGCTTATTCCTTCCATACAAAACTTTATCATGAGCAGGTCTGA
- a CDS encoding sensor histidine kinase, with product MSRSEVKEFLGLMLLFMLVLYGMNFLTMAVFTKESFRYLHIRIGILGFVNFFQFYIYYRWGAQLLLVQKSWKKFLQLVIPVMLAFNLLKYLLAFFVFKKEMLYQGYRFDTISKVRIQLYNSFPSFFMDNTWTALVILIAALSLQLFIRWLREDQRRAQLEQRRQQAESGFLKMQLNSHFLINSLNSIYSLALAGSPEVVTANKTLTHLLGYMVEQPNGIDYRCSIYEEMDYLCDFIKLQRLRTGMPEGIQVHFDRQMPDKHIAPMLLVPFVENAFKHGITNQAANPVTISISGDNQQMNFTVFNIKSRYNKDKTGGIGLENVRRRLELIYPGQHQLDIIEQTNSYQISLNIQW from the coding sequence ATGAGCAGGTCTGAAGTAAAGGAGTTTCTGGGGCTGATGCTATTGTTCATGCTGGTGTTATATGGTATGAACTTCCTCACCATGGCGGTTTTTACAAAAGAGAGCTTCCGCTATCTGCATATAAGGATAGGCATCCTCGGCTTTGTCAATTTCTTTCAGTTTTATATCTATTACAGATGGGGTGCGCAGTTGTTGCTGGTGCAAAAAAGCTGGAAAAAATTTCTTCAGCTGGTGATACCAGTCATGCTCGCTTTTAATCTGCTGAAATACCTGCTGGCTTTTTTTGTCTTCAAAAAAGAAATGCTATATCAGGGTTACCGCTTCGATACTATTTCAAAAGTGAGGATACAGCTATATAATTCTTTTCCTTCCTTCTTCATGGATAATACCTGGACAGCCCTGGTCATCCTCATAGCTGCCCTGTCGCTACAGCTTTTCATCCGATGGCTCCGGGAAGACCAGCGCCGGGCACAGCTCGAACAACGCCGCCAGCAGGCAGAATCCGGCTTCCTCAAAATGCAGCTGAATTCTCATTTCCTCATCAATAGCCTCAACAGCATCTATTCCCTTGCACTGGCAGGGAGCCCTGAAGTAGTCACAGCCAATAAAACGCTCACACATCTCCTGGGCTATATGGTAGAACAGCCCAACGGCATCGATTATCGTTGCAGCATCTATGAAGAAATGGATTACCTCTGCGACTTCATAAAACTACAGCGCCTCCGTACCGGTATGCCGGAAGGAATACAGGTCCACTTCGATCGCCAGATGCCAGATAAACACATCGCGCCGATGCTGCTGGTGCCCTTCGTGGAAAATGCATTCAAACACGGCATCACCAATCAGGCCGCAAATCCTGTAACTATCAGTATTTCCGGAGATAATCAGCAAATGAATTTTACGGTGTTTAATATCAAATCAAGATATAACAAAGATAAAACCGGCGGTATAGGACTGGAAAATGTTCGCAGAAGACTGGAGCTCATCTATCCGGGGCAGCATCAGCTGGATATCATCGAGCAAACGAATTCCTATCAGATTTCTTTAAACATTCAATGGTAA
- a CDS encoding LytTR family DNA-binding domain-containing protein, with translation MALKCIVVDDEPLAVQVLVSFIKKLPELELLHSFNNPMDALAFMKTAEVDLVFLDIQMPELSGIEFMQILQKNAEVIIVSAYDDYAIEGFEQDAIDYLLKPVSFERFLKAVQRAQSRKARPAAPLPPQDKYIFIRTDKRIVRLDVSEILFVEALRNYVAIQTPKQKIMTLQNLRSFEELLGNRFVRVHKSYIVALDKIDSIERQRIFIGTHNIPIGEAYTKHFMDALTFPK, from the coding sequence ATGGCTTTAAAGTGTATAGTGGTAGATGATGAGCCATTAGCAGTGCAGGTACTGGTATCTTTTATCAAAAAGCTCCCTGAGCTGGAACTGCTTCACAGCTTCAATAACCCCATGGATGCCCTGGCCTTCATGAAAACAGCGGAGGTAGACCTGGTATTCCTCGACATACAAATGCCGGAACTCAGTGGCATCGAGTTTATGCAGATACTCCAGAAAAATGCGGAGGTCATTATCGTAAGTGCGTACGATGATTATGCCATCGAAGGTTTCGAGCAGGATGCCATCGACTATCTCCTGAAACCTGTCAGCTTTGAACGTTTCCTGAAAGCAGTACAACGCGCCCAATCCCGTAAAGCAAGACCTGCAGCGCCTTTGCCGCCACAGGATAAATACATTTTCATCCGTACCGACAAACGCATCGTTCGCCTCGATGTGAGCGAAATCCTCTTCGTAGAGGCACTGCGTAATTATGTAGCCATACAAACGCCTAAACAGAAGATCATGACCCTGCAAAACCTGCGTAGCTTCGAAGAGTTGCTGGGCAACCGTTTCGTCAGGGTACATAAATCCTACATCGTAGCACTCGATAAAATCGACAGCATAGAACGACAACGCATTTTCATAGGAACCCATAACATTCCTATCGGTGAAGCCTATACGAAACACTTTATGGATGCGCTGACATTCCCTAAATAA